A genomic segment from Treponema sp. Marseille-Q3903 encodes:
- a CDS encoding TrbG/VirB9 family P-type conjugative transfer protein: MIVAKNNDRIVAFVCAGIALILTILFSIFFSSCKTIDLEKQMKPEIEGDSSIKSPEQEVEQNEEEMHKYLIQEEVKVQDIDPIVVYVEKPVYVPEGFVPVSEKDKVKGTDASKASEVKSTIKPEHYKDGTFYYTYNENFVYEIYAQPYHLTDIILEDGEIVMGNPLISEDDSVWELTANVAKNPMTGESIQHLFIKPAYSGLDSSFIVITDRRVYHLRIKSYKDTHMAMVKFNYPQTRNVWATSNKSGAKGVSIENDYVTITNPEYLSFDYRIKYGFKKPEFLPQNVYDDGNKTYIVVDDIVLHKQLPLVFNERNEIVNYSVSKNVFIIPRLINRITLRLGNKKVIVEKKKSKKSQKEQTETSTSSDTSVNK; this comes from the coding sequence ATGATTGTGGCAAAAAATAATGATAGAATTGTAGCTTTTGTTTGTGCTGGTATTGCATTGATTCTTACTATTTTATTTTCAATATTTTTTTCCAGCTGTAAAACTATAGACCTTGAAAAGCAGATGAAGCCAGAAATAGAAGGTGACAGCTCGATTAAATCTCCTGAACAGGAAGTAGAACAGAATGAAGAGGAAATGCACAAATACCTTATTCAGGAAGAAGTGAAAGTCCAGGATATAGATCCGATTGTAGTATATGTAGAAAAGCCTGTTTATGTTCCCGAAGGTTTCGTGCCAGTTTCTGAAAAGGATAAAGTAAAAGGAACTGACGCAAGCAAAGCAAGCGAAGTTAAGTCCACAATAAAACCTGAACACTACAAAGACGGAACTTTTTATTATACATATAATGAGAATTTTGTTTATGAAATTTACGCCCAGCCTTATCATTTGACTGATATTATTCTTGAAGACGGTGAAATTGTCATGGGCAATCCTCTTATAAGCGAAGATGACAGCGTATGGGAACTTACTGCAAATGTGGCAAAAAATCCGATGACTGGAGAAAGCATTCAGCATCTATTCATCAAACCTGCCTATTCGGGTCTTGATTCTTCTTTCATAGTGATTACCGACAGGCGAGTCTATCACTTGAGAATTAAAAGTTATAAAGACACCCACATGGCAATGGTCAAGTTCAACTATCCGCAAACAAGAAATGTCTGGGCAACTTCCAATAAATCAGGTGCAAAAGGTGTAAGCATTGAAAATGATTATGTAACAATTACAAATCCTGAATATCTTTCTTTTGACTATAGAATAAAATACGGATTCAAGAAACCTGAATTCTTGCCACAAAATGTTTACGATGACGGAAACAAAACCTATATCGTAGTTGATGATATTGTTCTTCACAAGCAGCTTCCTTTGGTATTCAACGAAAGAAATGAAATTGTAAATTATTCCGTTTCAAAAAATGTTTTCATTATCCCTCGTCTTATAAACAGAATTACACTCAGACTTGGAAACAAAAAAGTTATTGTTGAGAAGAAAAAGTCAAAGAAATCCCAGAAAGAACAGACAGAAACATCTACAAGTTCAGATACTTCAGTAAATAAATAA
- a CDS encoding type IV secretion system protein, protein MASKIYPPKGTNSTPFNPQLQHFDMICGQTMKENRILKIENIVKDFVIVVLSCGIVFFLLKRTQIVPCLITMNDFGQTQYVGKVSRKNYQNFNIPEVAVTYQIKDFINLYKSLSSDKEVVKKNIEKAYHLLTAVSASKYSTFLREDNPYKDFGDYTKEVRFETDPLKISKDTYQVDFKITKRTITGTITEDTRQRAVISVKTLEPTEEDIKDNPLGIYITDFDIKNIN, encoded by the coding sequence GTGGCTTCGAAAATTTATCCTCCAAAAGGGACGAACTCTACACCGTTCAATCCGCAACTCCAACATTTTGATATGATATGCGGACAGACGATGAAGGAAAACAGAATCCTTAAAATTGAAAACATCGTCAAGGATTTTGTGATTGTTGTCCTTTCTTGTGGAATTGTGTTCTTTCTTCTCAAAAGAACGCAGATTGTTCCATGCCTTATAACAATGAATGATTTCGGACAGACGCAGTATGTCGGCAAAGTATCAAGAAAGAATTATCAGAATTTCAATATTCCGGAAGTAGCGGTTACATATCAGATAAAGGATTTTATAAATCTCTACAAATCTCTTTCCAGCGACAAGGAAGTTGTAAAGAAAAATATTGAAAAAGCCTATCACCTTTTGACAGCCGTTTCTGCTTCTAAATATTCTACCTTTCTAAGAGAAGATAATCCTTATAAAGATTTCGGGGACTATACAAAAGAAGTTAGATTTGAAACTGACCCTTTGAAAATTTCAAAGGATACTTACCAAGTTGATTTCAAAATAACTAAAAGAACAATTACAGGAACTATTACGGAAGATACAAGACAGAGGGCAGTTATTTCTGTAAAAACATTGGAACCAACGGAAGAAGACATTAAAGACAATCCGCTTGGTATTTATATAACAGATTTTGATATTAAAAATATTAACTAA
- a CDS encoding DNA methyltransferase, translated as MRYLNFDNISVNEDWAFDKVRSIEQWTHGYHRYPAKFLPNVVKKIIENYALPELPVADPFAGCGTTLVEAKIHGFESYGVDINPVAGLIAKVKTKPIMPDLLDSYYSDLINQFDLYAESNLYNIKKHDKLDYWFDKKEKYKIIFIYSIICKIDNNDIRDFFLVSLSHILKNCSKWLQSSTKPQIDKNKKPSDSFILFKSHTQMMIRKNTEYYNELLHSSNLDILCNMTIGDARNTNWASNSIGTIITSPPYVTSYEYADIHQLTGYLYDYFDDLKQFRQKFIGTSYSNKGSIDVGSLLGKKIVNALFAKDPKTARNVACYFNNMEIVAKEIYRVLQTNGKACIVIGNTTVKNVHIQAAEVFWEFLKKAGFKTNEQNIIKRCIPCKLMPTIRNVKTGRFAKRTDPNIKEVYPNEYILIVEK; from the coding sequence ATGAGATACCTTAATTTTGATAATATTTCTGTAAATGAAGATTGGGCTTTTGATAAGGTTCGATCGATTGAACAATGGACACATGGCTATCATAGATATCCTGCAAAATTCTTACCCAATGTCGTAAAAAAAATAATAGAAAATTATGCTTTACCAGAACTCCCTGTAGCAGATCCATTTGCAGGTTGCGGAACAACTCTAGTAGAAGCAAAGATACACGGTTTCGAATCTTATGGCGTTGATATTAACCCTGTTGCAGGATTGATTGCAAAAGTTAAAACGAAACCGATTATGCCTGATCTATTAGACTCATATTATAGTGATTTAATTAATCAATTTGACTTGTATGCTGAAAGTAACTTATACAATATTAAAAAGCATGATAAATTAGATTACTGGTTTGATAAAAAAGAGAAATATAAAATTATTTTTATCTATAGTATAATTTGCAAGATAGATAATAATGATATTAGAGATTTCTTTTTGGTCAGTTTATCACATATTTTAAAGAATTGTTCAAAATGGCTGCAATCAAGTACAAAACCTCAAATTGATAAAAATAAAAAACCTTCAGATTCTTTCATTCTTTTCAAATCACATACACAGATGATGATACGAAAAAATACAGAATATTATAATGAGTTGCTGCATAGCAGTAACCTTGATATCTTATGTAATATGACTATTGGAGATGCTCGCAATACAAACTGGGCTTCTAATTCCATAGGAACAATCATAACATCTCCTCCCTATGTAACTTCGTATGAATATGCTGATATTCATCAGCTGACTGGATATTTGTATGACTATTTTGATGATTTAAAACAATTTCGGCAGAAATTTATTGGTACTTCTTACTCAAATAAAGGAAGTATAGATGTTGGAAGTCTTTTAGGTAAAAAAATTGTAAATGCATTATTTGCAAAAGATCCAAAAACTGCTAGAAATGTTGCATGCTATTTTAACAATATGGAAATAGTAGCAAAAGAGATATACCGAGTATTGCAAACTAATGGTAAAGCATGCATTGTTATTGGAAATACAACAGTGAAAAATGTACATATTCAAGCTGCTGAAGTTTTTTGGGAGTTTTTAAAAAAAGCAGGTTTTAAGACAAATGAACAAAATATAATCAAAAGATGTATTCCTTGTAAACTTATGCCAACCATTCGTAATGTTAAGACAGGTCGATTCGCAAAACGAACAGATCCTAATATAAAAGAAGTATATCCAAACGAATACATATTAATAGTGGAGAAATAA
- a CDS encoding DNA cytosine methyltransferase, with translation MGLSNGRFGHPDEDRALSIREGATIQTFPKNYVFKTSSIAVAAKLIGNAVPPEYSRRLGEVIKESGGTI, from the coding sequence GTGGGCTTATCAAACGGACGTTTCGGACATCCCGATGAAGATAGGGCTTTGTCCATAAGAGAAGGTGCTACAATACAAACATTTCCGAAGAACTATGTTTTTAAAACGTCAAGCATTGCAGTGGCGGCAAAATTAATCGGTAATGCAGTACCGCCTGAATATTCAAGAAGGTTGGGAGAAGTAATTAAGGAAAGCGGTGGCACAATATGA
- a CDS encoding toprim domain-containing protein — translation MLILTEKPSVAKDFAAALNCSFKFVPQYKIGYYSDGRTDITNHLFSLVEPDFYDDRFKSWKEIPCIPERFIYQKNSLVMGQILFVLELLTKHISDSILIATDADREGEVIARECLSEVEGLLTAFTKSSKIKRFWVSQALTKDVILEGIKNAKPLAESYCT, via the coding sequence ATGCTTATTCTCACAGAAAAACCAAGTGTCGCAAAAGATTTTGCGGCTGCATTAAACTGTTCTTTCAAATTTGTTCCCCAATATAAAATTGGATATTATTCAGACGGGAGAACGGATATTACAAATCATCTTTTCAGTCTAGTAGAACCAGATTTCTATGATGACCGCTTCAAATCATGGAAAGAGATTCCTTGTATTCCTGAAAGATTTATATATCAAAAAAATTCTTTGGTTATGGGGCAAATACTGTTTGTTTTGGAACTTCTAACAAAACACATTTCAGATTCCATTCTTATCGCTACAGATGCAGACAGGGAAGGTGAAGTAATTGCAAGGGAGTGTCTTTCAGAAGTAGAGGGATTACTGACCGCATTCACAAAATCTTCTAAAATCAAAAGATTCTGGGTTTCCCAGGCACTTACGAAAGATGTTATTCTTGAAGGAATAAAAAATGCAAAGCCACTAGCAGAATCATACTGCACTTGA
- a CDS encoding type IA DNA topoisomerase, translating to MLILTEKPSVAKDFAAALNCSYKSSPQKTGYFSDGRTDITNCVGHLFSLVEPDFYDDRFKSWKGIPCIPDKFSYLINTSAKTQAQLVLSLLKKHSSDSILIATDADREGEVIARECLWCSGIKDFSKIKRFWVSQALTKDVILEGIKNAKPLAEYDKLAANGFARQHSDWLTGMNFTRYVSVAANKKLSIGRVKTAVLSAIETRCSQIENFQREKYFEYYGSFGAQRCVPSCKGIFFIAFGQKGEIIPDGKDGQTKFPGSGLADTLKLDIGSKVSVIENKSERKETSAPQLYNLNAVQKDAFKLYGLSAEETLKIIQKLYEEYKCVSYPRTPSKVMGSGNVELVQNIFNELSNSYPELKEALKISDISLNNKRCFNDAKLEAHHALIPLKECPTSATENDRNIYNLILNRFKIAFASPYIYDKQTVVLSVNNHNYKVTGNQTVDYGWKSFAPSATLRSTEVDEEQEEEQSLSNIDWDNLYLQDLEAKKKWTKPPKYFNEASILSFMENPKSEDENQGKLVGLGTQATRHTFIPELLANGYIKIERKNILVTGLGRTVINTVRNSSIKSFADIGQTTEWEKQLEENPERFENDIKSFIRTAVQEPFKIELNADEGQIKCPSCGKPLRFGTTKSGYKNWFCTGYTDGCHFKIWENFNGSKLTERDITSLCSGQKTGLKKFTSQKTGKEYKAHLFLDKDLQIKFDFAK from the coding sequence ATGCTTATTCTCACAGAAAAACCAAGTGTCGCAAAAGATTTTGCGGCTGCATTAAACTGTTCCTATAAGTCAAGTCCGCAAAAAACTGGATATTTTTCTGACGGAAGAACAGACATTACAAATTGTGTCGGTCATCTTTTCAGTCTAGTAGAACCAGATTTCTATGATGACCGCTTCAAATCATGGAAAGGAATTCCGTGCATTCCTGATAAGTTTTCTTATCTCATAAATACTTCTGCAAAGACACAAGCACAACTTGTTTTAAGCCTTCTAAAGAAACATAGTTCAGATTCTATTCTTATCGCTACAGATGCCGACCGAGAAGGCGAAGTTATTGCAAGAGAATGCCTTTGGTGTTCAGGAATTAAAGACTTTTCAAAAATCAAAAGATTCTGGGTTTCCCAGGCACTTACGAAAGATGTTATTCTTGAAGGAATAAAAAATGCAAAGCCACTAGCAGAATACGACAAACTTGCCGCAAATGGATTCGCAAGGCAACATTCAGACTGGCTTACAGGAATGAATTTTACTCGATATGTTTCTGTTGCCGCAAATAAAAAACTCTCTATAGGCAGGGTAAAAACTGCTGTTCTTTCCGCCATAGAAACACGGTGTTCTCAGATTGAAAACTTCCAACGTGAAAAATACTTTGAATACTACGGCTCATTTGGAGCGCAACGTTGCGTTCCGTCTTGCAAAGGGATTTTTTTCATTGCATTCGGTCAAAAAGGGGAAATTATTCCTGATGGAAAAGATGGACAAACAAAGTTTCCTGGCAGCGGTCTTGCAGACACGTTAAAGTTAGATATTGGAAGCAAAGTTTCTGTCATTGAAAACAAGTCTGAACGAAAGGAAACTTCAGCACCTCAGCTTTACAATCTTAACGCAGTTCAAAAAGACGCTTTCAAACTTTACGGATTGTCTGCGGAAGAGACACTTAAAATAATCCAGAAACTTTATGAGGAATACAAGTGCGTTTCCTATCCAAGAACTCCATCAAAAGTAATGGGCAGTGGCAATGTTGAACTCGTTCAAAATATTTTCAACGAACTTTCAAATTCATATCCAGAATTAAAGGAAGCTCTAAAAATCTCTGACATTTCCCTGAATAATAAACGGTGCTTCAATGACGCAAAACTGGAAGCCCACCATGCCTTGATTCCTTTGAAAGAATGTCCAACATCTGCCACAGAAAACGATAGAAATATCTACAACTTGATTTTGAACAGATTTAAAATCGCTTTTGCTTCACCTTATATCTACGACAAACAGACTGTAGTTCTTTCTGTAAACAATCACAACTATAAGGTTACAGGAAATCAAACAGTAGATTATGGCTGGAAATCATTCGCTCCGAGCGCAACGTTGCGTTCCACAGAAGTAGACGAAGAACAGGAAGAAGAACAATCTTTATCAAACATTGATTGGGATAACCTGTATTTGCAGGATTTGGAAGCGAAAAAAAAATGGACCAAGCCGCCAAAATATTTCAACGAAGCTTCAATTCTATCCTTCATGGAAAATCCAAAGAGCGAAGACGAGAATCAAGGAAAACTTGTAGGACTTGGAACACAGGCAACAAGGCACACCTTTATACCGGAACTTCTTGCAAACGGTTACATCAAGATTGAAAGGAAAAATATTCTGGTAACAGGGCTTGGAAGGACTGTAATCAACACTGTAAGGAATTCTTCAATCAAAAGTTTTGCGGACATTGGACAAACAACAGAGTGGGAAAAGCAACTTGAAGAGAATCCAGAGCGTTTTGAAAATGATATAAAGAGCTTTATAAGAACTGCCGTTCAAGAGCCTTTCAAAATAGAACTAAATGCAGACGAAGGGCAGATAAAGTGTCCTTCTTGCGGAAAGCCGTTGAGATTCGGAACTACAAAGAGCGGCTATAAAAACTGGTTCTGCACAGGCTACACAGACGGCTGCCATTTCAAGATTTGGGAAAACTTCAACGGTTCAAAATTGACTGAAAGAGATATAACTTCCTTATGTTCTGGTCAAAAAACAGGACTTAAAAAGTTCACTTCCCAAAAGACAGGTAAGGAATATAAGGCACATTTATTTCTCGATAAAGACTTACAGATAAAGTTTGACTTTGCAAAATAA
- a CDS encoding ISNCY family transposase has translation MNTVELDDKQTAYKSVLEKIINNEMTTKQAALELCVTQRCIEYKVQAYKLLGDISLRHGNTGKSHVSGKFKTLRQKIIDIFLYTKIEGETLDGISYSYFNSLLEEMFDIKVSDTYVKKVLKKECHYISPRSSNCKDKIIHLSRSRKAQEGELIQVDGSEHDWFRNGHKECIHGFIDDATGKIISLYMTKHECSFGYHECFRSMTIEYGIPLALYTDKLQVFYTIRDGKIKDEPTQFGRIMNEFGVELIPANTPQAKGRVERMWQTLQGQLPFWLWIHGVKTIEEANKVLNQYIKKFNKKYAVKAKEKDSAFVPADLEQVNQHLKLTTIGKVDNGGVFNLKGYRFFCKELAGEKVKICLSIKNGLWCEPINGKKHYPVELLETDTSGLMPEVWKDLVEEFFLKNAKPKYREVYKELEYKSA, from the coding sequence ATGAATACAGTAGAACTCGATGACAAGCAGACAGCATACAAGTCTGTCCTTGAAAAAATCATTAACAATGAAATGACGACAAAACAGGCGGCACTAGAACTTTGCGTTACACAGAGATGTATTGAATACAAAGTGCAAGCCTACAAACTATTAGGCGATATTTCCCTTCGCCACGGCAATACAGGCAAAAGTCATGTAAGCGGAAAATTTAAAACTCTTAGACAAAAAATCATTGATATTTTTCTGTATACAAAAATTGAAGGAGAAACTCTCGATGGGATTTCTTATTCTTATTTCAATTCCCTTCTTGAAGAAATGTTTGATATAAAAGTATCTGATACTTATGTTAAAAAAGTTTTGAAAAAAGAATGTCATTATATTTCTCCACGCTCGTCAAATTGCAAGGATAAGATAATTCATCTGTCCCGTTCCAGAAAGGCACAAGAAGGGGAATTGATACAAGTTGACGGTTCTGAACACGATTGGTTCAGGAACGGACACAAGGAATGCATTCACGGATTCATTGACGATGCTACTGGAAAAATAATCTCTCTGTATATGACAAAACATGAATGTTCTTTCGGCTATCACGAGTGCTTTAGGTCAATGACAATAGAATATGGAATTCCGCTCGCTTTATATACCGACAAGCTCCAAGTATTCTACACAATAAGAGATGGGAAGATAAAAGACGAGCCAACACAGTTTGGAAGAATTATGAATGAATTTGGAGTTGAGTTAATTCCTGCAAATACTCCGCAAGCAAAAGGTAGGGTAGAAAGAATGTGGCAGACATTGCAGGGGCAGCTTCCATTTTGGCTTTGGATTCACGGAGTAAAAACAATAGAAGAAGCAAACAAAGTTCTTAATCAATACATAAAAAAGTTCAACAAGAAATATGCAGTAAAAGCAAAGGAAAAAGACAGCGCCTTTGTTCCAGCAGATTTGGAGCAAGTAAACCAACACTTAAAACTTACTACTATCGGAAAAGTAGACAACGGCGGTGTATTCAATTTGAAAGGCTACAGATTTTTTTGCAAAGAACTTGCAGGAGAAAAAGTTAAAATCTGCCTGTCAATAAAAAACGGACTTTGGTGCGAACCGATAAACGGCAAGAAACATTATCCTGTTGAATTGCTTGAAACAGATACATCCGGTCTAATGCCGGAAGTCTGGAAAGACCTTGTAGAAGAATTCTTTCTTAAAAATGCCAAGCCAAAATACAGAGAAGTCTACAAAGAATTAGAATATAAATCTGCGTAA
- a CDS encoding RluA family pseudouridine synthase: MPFFTAKVPEDYENQERLDKFIASLPNGMNRSKLKSGVNEILLNGKKVKLSQKVKAGDIIDIQWEDNIPDNIEPENIPLDIIYEDDDVTVVNKKQGMVTHPACGNWNKTLVNALLYHWGRKSIEQIKEGCTSDIIQRRRPGIVHRLDKETSGIIITAKNRDAEEFLQKQFKDKSNQKEYILIVTGRPPHRNGDIRTNIIRDPKNRHRFKAVDISDEGKFSRTIYHCIACYGNYSLLRVRIKTGRTHQIRVHMKYLGCPILGDSIYNKPDSLFPDATLMLHSVQLKIKLPGDNQLTTFRTSVPNRFKRVEKKLKEKFPKTVLER, translated from the coding sequence ATGCCTTTTTTTACTGCAAAAGTTCCTGAAGATTACGAAAATCAGGAACGGCTAGATAAATTTATTGCATCACTTCCAAACGGAATGAACCGCTCAAAATTAAAAAGCGGCGTGAATGAAATCCTTTTGAACGGGAAAAAAGTAAAGCTTTCACAAAAAGTCAAAGCAGGCGATATAATTGATATTCAATGGGAAGACAACATTCCAGACAACATTGAGCCGGAAAATATTCCTCTGGACATAATTTATGAAGATGATGATGTCACTGTAGTAAACAAAAAACAAGGAATGGTGACACATCCTGCGTGCGGAAACTGGAACAAAACTCTTGTAAACGCTCTTTTGTACCATTGGGGACGAAAATCTATTGAACAGATAAAAGAAGGCTGTACTTCCGATATTATTCAAAGAAGACGTCCGGGTATAGTCCATCGGCTTGATAAAGAAACTTCAGGTATCATAATCACTGCAAAAAACCGAGATGCAGAAGAGTTTTTGCAAAAACAATTTAAAGATAAATCGAACCAAAAAGAATACATTTTGATTGTCACAGGGCGTCCGCCACACAGAAACGGAGATATCCGCACAAATATAATCAGAGATCCGAAAAATCGTCACAGATTTAAAGCTGTAGATATCTCAGACGAAGGCAAATTTTCAAGGACAATCTACCACTGCATTGCATGCTATGGAAACTATTCACTATTGAGAGTGCGGATAAAGACAGGCAGAACTCATCAGATACGCGTTCACATGAAATATCTAGGCTGTCCGATTTTAGGTGATTCAATTTACAACAAACCTGATTCTCTTTTTCCTGATGCGACGCTTATGCTTCATTCTGTGCAGCTAAAAATAAAATTGCCTGGTGATAATCAACTGACGACATTCAGGACTTCAGTCCCGAATCGCTTTAAGCGTGTTGAAAAAAAATTAAAAGAAAAGTTTCCGAAGACTGTTTTGGAGCGATGA
- a CDS encoding YggS family pyridoxal phosphate-dependent enzyme produces the protein MGIKENLKDIKNKINAAEKRAGRKTDSVKLVAVSKYHTVDDVYKAIEAGQFLFGENRVQEAGKKFLEIKEKYKNVELHLLGVLQSNKVKNAVKIADCIESVDRIEILEEIEKQCAKIDKKIKVFFELHTGEDSKSGYKTEDLLLESIKACADGRFPHVIPCGLMTMAPFTNDEKLIRDSFRALQNLSKKIDKKYPQFDMKELSMGMSGDYEIAVEEGATIVRIGTAIFGERVYSKNEKA, from the coding sequence ATGGGAATAAAAGAAAACTTAAAAGATATAAAAAACAAAATAAACGCTGCTGAAAAAAGAGCCGGTCGCAAAACGGATTCTGTAAAACTTGTCGCCGTAAGTAAATATCACACTGTAGATGACGTATATAAGGCAATCGAAGCAGGGCAGTTTTTATTCGGTGAAAACAGAGTTCAAGAAGCCGGAAAAAAGTTTCTCGAAATCAAAGAAAAATACAAAAACGTTGAACTTCATTTGCTCGGCGTTCTCCAGTCAAATAAAGTAAAAAATGCTGTAAAAATTGCTGACTGTATCGAATCTGTTGACAGAATAGAGATTCTCGAAGAAATTGAAAAGCAGTGCGCAAAAATTGACAAAAAAATCAAAGTTTTTTTTGAACTTCACACAGGAGAAGATTCCAAATCAGGATATAAAACCGAAGACCTCCTTTTAGAGTCGATCAAAGCTTGTGCAGACGGCAGATTTCCACATGTAATACCTTGCGGACTGATGACGATGGCTCCTTTTACAAACGATGAAAAACTTATAAGGGATTCATTTAGAGCATTGCAGAATCTTTCAAAAAAAATCGATAAAAAATATCCACAATTTGATATGAAGGAATTATCGATGGGAATGTCGGGCGATTACGAAATCGCTGTTGAAGAAGGAGCGACAATTGTCAGAATAGGAACTGCAATTTTTGGAGAGAGAGTGTATTCAAAAAATGAAAAAGCATAA
- the rsmA gene encoding 16S rRNA (adenine(1518)-N(6)/adenine(1519)-N(6))-dimethyltransferase RsmA: MNPPDYNSPAQLKQILDSNGFSMQKKFGQNFLINGDARKRLIDALEINETSKVWEIGPGLGSMTFEILNRGSNLTVFEIDRGFAFLIKQFFSKQQESGVVTIVEGDVLKTWKNQLEKEKKTPNRLFGNLPYNIAASIIADTIESNILFDRCVFTVQKEVAQRMTSKPGTEDYSSFSVLCQWAYDVKPLLDLAGGNFWPRPNVDSRAVVMTRREEFPGCKNPILFMKMQRALFSSRRKNVRNNLSVYLKNNDTAIKALETAGIDSMKRAEALKIEELLKLSDVLSDMACL; encoded by the coding sequence TTGAATCCCCCTGATTATAATTCACCGGCACAGCTCAAACAGATACTCGATTCAAACGGTTTTTCAATGCAAAAAAAGTTTGGTCAGAACTTTCTTATAAATGGAGACGCTCGTAAACGCTTGATCGACGCGCTTGAAATAAATGAAACTTCAAAAGTTTGGGAAATCGGTCCCGGTCTCGGCTCAATGACTTTTGAAATTCTAAACAGAGGCTCAAATCTGACAGTTTTTGAAATTGACAGAGGATTTGCGTTTTTAATCAAGCAGTTCTTTTCAAAGCAGCAAGAATCGGGAGTGGTCACAATTGTCGAAGGCGATGTATTAAAAACATGGAAAAATCAGCTTGAAAAAGAAAAGAAAACTCCCAACAGGCTTTTTGGAAACCTCCCGTACAACATTGCAGCGTCAATCATTGCCGACACGATAGAAAGCAATATTTTATTTGACAGATGCGTCTTTACAGTCCAAAAAGAAGTCGCACAGCGTATGACTTCAAAACCAGGCACAGAGGATTATTCATCATTTTCTGTGTTGTGCCAGTGGGCATACGACGTAAAGCCATTGCTCGATTTGGCAGGTGGGAACTTTTGGCCTAGACCGAATGTAGATTCAAGAGCTGTTGTCATGACAAGACGAGAAGAGTTTCCCGGCTGCAAAAATCCAATCTTGTTTATGAAAATGCAGCGAGCTTTGTTTTCTTCAAGGCGGAAAAATGTGCGAAACAACCTTTCCGTATATCTTAAAAACAACGACACAGCAATCAAAGCGCTTGAGACAGCCGGAATAGATTCTATGAAAAGGGCGGAAGCACTAAAAATCGAGGAGTTGCTTAAACTTTCAGATGTACTTTCCGATATGGCATGTTTATAA